From Nicotiana tabacum cultivar K326 chromosome 22, ASM71507v2, whole genome shotgun sequence, one genomic window encodes:
- the LOC107815462 gene encoding transcriptional corepressor LEUNIG_HOMOLOG-like has protein sequence MLLFYTFLCKFSAQVRFQPITGHQLAAASDKMVSIFDVENDRQLQSFQGHSGVVNYLCWDLNGDLLASVSEESVKVWSLTTGDCIHENQFHSCVFHPSCSALLVIGGMRSTCCH, from the exons atgctactattctacacatttttgtgcaaattcag TGCACAAGTGAGATTCCAGCCCATAACTGGTCATCAGCTGGCTGCCGCATCAGATAAGATGGTTTCAATCTTTGACGTCGAAAATGACAGGCAACTACAGTCTTTCCAG GGACATTCTGGAGTGGTGAACTACCTTTGTTGGGATCTCAATGGTGATCTACTGGCATCAGTAAGTGAGGAGTCCGTTAAAGTTTGGTCATTGACCACCGGTGATTGCATCCATGAGAATCAGTTCCACTCTTGTGTCTTTCATCCTAGCTGTTCAGCTCTATTGGTGATTGGAGGAATGAGG AGTACTTGTTGTCACTGA